A window from Populus trichocarpa isolate Nisqually-1 chromosome 3, P.trichocarpa_v4.1, whole genome shotgun sequence encodes these proteins:
- the LOC7475705 gene encoding protein Brevis radix-like 2, producing MLTCIACSKRLNNRCSPPRDREEDVDVAAFETLRTKHAMKALTAQMKDMAVKASGAYRNCKPCSGSSSNNNNRNYAESDAASDSARFHCLYRRAGSSNSTPRKWGKESEARLKGLSSGEGTPASVSGRTESVVFMEEDEPKEWVAQVEPGVLITFVSLPDGGNDLKRIRFSREMFNKWQAQSWWAENYDKVMELYNVQQFNHQSVPLPPPPRSEDESSKPESAKDSPTTPPLGKERPSNFHHPTGMGYSSSDSLDHHPMQSHQYYESAGLASTPKLSSIAGAKTETSSIDGSVRTSMSRESDRSEELSISNASDMETEWVEQDEPGVYITIRALPGGTRELRRVRFSRETFGETRARLWWEENRDRVHEQYLYR from the exons ATGTTGACTTGTATTGCGTGTTCAAAGCGACTCAACAACCGATGTTCGCCGCCGAGAGACAGAGAAGAGGATGTTGATGTTGCTGCTTTTGAGACGCTTAGGACTAAGCACGCCATGAAGGCACTCACAGCTCAA ATGAAGGATATGGCTGTAAAGGCTTCAGGAGCATATAGAAACTGCAAGCCATGTTCAGGATCCTCGAGCAATAACAATAACAGGAACTATGCTGAGTCTGATGCTGCCTCAGACTCAGCGAGGTTCCACTGCTTGTATCGTAGAGCAGGAAGTTCCAATTCGACCCCGAGAAAGTGGGGGAAAGAGTCGGAGGCAAGACTAAAAGGGCTATCGAGTGGCGAAGGCACACCTGCTTCAGTTAGTGGGCGGACGGAGTCGGTGGTTTTTATGGAGGAAGATGAGCCTAAGGAGTGGGTTGCGCAAGTTGAGCCTGGTGTGCTCATCACTTTTGTTTCATTGCCTGATGGCGGTAATGATCTGAAGCGAATTCGATTCAG TCGTGAAATGTTCAATAAATGGCAAGCTCAAAGCTGGTGGGCTGAGAACTATGACAAGGTCATGGAATTATACAATGTTCAACAGTTCAATCACCAATCAGTCCCACTTCCACCTCCACCAAGATCTGAAGATGAG AGCTCAAAGCCTGAATCAGCCAAAGACAGTCCCACGACTCCTCCACTGGGCAAAGAACGCCCAAGCAATTTCCACCATCCAACAGGAATGGGTTATTCGTCATCAGATTCACTTGACCACCACCCAATGCAATCTCACCAATATTATGAGTCAGCTGGTCTTGCTTCAACACCAAAGCTCTCTAGCATTGCTGGGGCTAAAACTGAGACATCATCAATAGATGGTTCTGTGAGGACTAGTATGTCAAGAGAGTCAGATCGCTCAGAAGAACTTTCCATCAGTAATGCAAGTGATATGGAGACTGAATGGGTTGAACAGGATGAACCAGGGGTATACATCACTATCAGAGCACTGCCAGGTGGCACCAGAGAGCTTAGACGTGTCAGGTTCAG CCGAGAAACATTTGGAGAAACACGTGCAAGGTTGTGGTGGGAGGAGAACCGAGACAGGGTACACGAACAGTACTTGTACAGATGA